The sequence tttttaatgttaaatataaatctGTGAAGTATAACAAGTAACTCAAGTGAATGTACCTACATTACCATACATACAGAAGTCCTATCACAACTGTCCAACTGTCTTGGATTCATTTTCCTTTGATATCATTTTCATCCATCTTTATGTTTTAGGATCCTGAGCTTTGGGGTTACACTAAACCAACACTTTAGTTTGTATCTTATTAATTTGTGATTTGTTGAAATTTACTTTCTACTTTTAGTCAAAGTAATCCTTTCCTACAGCACACCGCGGTACACTTCTTCTTTAGAGGGCTCATTGTGGGCCCTCCTTACACAAAATCTGAGCTTCTGTTGtctcttttgtgttttatcaTTCTTGATATGAAATAGTTTGGGAACCACCGCTCTGCATGTCAGTTTCACCAAACAGGTGGGATGCAACATCTAAAATTTCCATTTAAACTACAAGTTTTTCTGTAAATATTGACCTCATTTTCCACACAGTGCGCGTATTCACTGCATGGTTTAAAACAACGACAAACATTCCTAAGCACTGTGGAGACTCACTTGTTTTGACAGCTATTTCCTGCATTTAAAAGGAGTGTTAGAGTAAACAGTTAGTGTTCAACGactctcttctctttccttgtcttggttttttttttgcagtcaaTGGCGATGATTGCAGGGTTAGTCTTTCTATGCATGCTCCAAGCTGCAATCCCTCAAAATCTAGTCCCTCGTGGACCCAGGCCAATCCCAGGGCGAGGTGACAGTCCAGGACCAACTCCACCTCCACTTCTACCTCCACCCAGACCTCAAGATTGCAAGAGTAAGTTCCATTTGTTTCTTTCTAGCTCAGTAGAatataattgttatttttttaagaattgaGGCGTTATCATGTATTcactggtggaagaagtacaAAGATACAAGATTAAGTAAGAGTAGAACATACCACACTAAAAACATACTTAATCATTTAATATATTACTTATGTAAAAGTGCAGTACTggcaacaaaatgtaaaaattaaagtatcaaaagtaaaattacacATGATGAAAAATGGTCAGTGAAAGTCTTGTTGTATTATTGTGACACCTTCACAATGCTTGCTTTGTCCAACCAATAATTCAAACTCAcaattattaaaagtaaattaaCATGATTAAAATAATCATAAGCATAAgaaacacatttcacatttcagaAGGTTGAACCATAcaatagtctcgcattgccagaccctcctccgcatgGTGTGGAGGAGGGTTtggctctggttcattggcatctcttcaaaccaatcacagtcgtcttgggCGTTGCTAAGCGCCAAGTGGAGCCGCAGTTcggctgcaaaatagcctcgggaaggaacttgttttggtgaaatgttcaaaggttgttttagtcgtgtaacagaaaactctgaatggacagatagtctagctagttgtctggattaacccttcagagatctgagcagcagttaaccatagtcctcataaaacGGCCAGAgtttaaaaattacaacaaaatgaaagcagaaggtaactaGACATCTGAAAAGAatgacatccggcggaatttccagaCGAAAGAGAGCAATTCCGggagtggaacgtcatggatataaATTAACCATACCGTCAAATGTTTGGCTTAGTCAAAGTTACTCAACAATTCTCAAGATAGGGTGGCCTCTGGCTCGCCCAGTGGGAGCTTTCGGCCCGTGTTGGCTGGGTCCTGCATCGGCGAAGGGTTCGggtccaacctgtggccctttgctgcgtgtcatcctttagtaaaatacagtatttgagtaaatgtagtaGCTTTCCACCACTTCAACAAAGCAATTAAGATGTTTATTCTTCTGTTGATGTTCTCTCCTTCAGATGGGATAATTGACTGTCCcatcaggctgtttttcacccTCGACACCTCAGAGACCATCGCCTTACAAGAGGCCCCTCCTGGGAGCCTAGTGCAAAAAATTAAGGAGTTCACCAGGATGTTTGCCCAGAGGCTGGGTGATGAGGAGTACAGGGGCCAGATCAAGATCTCCTGGTCCCTAGGAGGCCTGAACTTCTCTGAGACGCAGCATATCTTCAGTCAGTTCACAACCAAAGAGAACTTCATCAGGAACCTCAATCTGGTTGAATACGAGGGCAAAGGCACCCACACTGACTGCGCCATCCGAAGAATGACTCAGCATATGACCCAGCACTACTCAGGGATAAAAGCCGCCCTCTTCTCTGTGGTAATCACTGACGGCCATGTGACAGCAGAGCCATGTGGAGGAATAAAGGCGATGGCAGAGAAGGCCCGTGAAAAAGAGATCCAGATTTTCTCAGTGGCAGCATCCAGGAACATCGATGAATTAGGGATGAGGGATTTAGTCGGCTCTCCTTCTGAACTGTACCGCGATGACTACATAGCTGTGGACATCGTTCAAGGAAGACCAGAAATAAAGACTGAATCCATTGATCGCATCATACAAGCCATGGTGATATGAAATATTTTGGGTTTAAATTACTTCATCGTTATCAAGTATTTTTCACTTACTGTCGTTTGTTCTTTGCAGAAACATCAAGCCTTTTTACAGgtaataaacacattttctgctccCAAATctcttgtttttatgtattacttcatttaatattgttctGTTGTCCTCTTCGATCTTGTAGTGTAATAAACATAGGTGCTATGAGACTCCTGGGCCACCTGGACATCCAGGACTTCCAGGTCCAAAAGTAagtatggaaaaataaaatccaaaatatataaacaatCTATAATCCTGCTTGTACCATAGATTGTTTTGTTGAAATGTCAATATTTCTACTTATTTCTAGGGACGGAAAGGAGACACAGGTAACCCTGGGTCAAGTGGTGAAAAGGGTAAACAGGTAGGTAGAAGTTAGCTTTGATATTACACTAAAATTCTGTAAAACACAATACTGCATAATTTTAATGCTAACTATAATCTATTACATTACAGGGTGATCCCGGCATTGAAGGTCCAATTGGACAACCCGGTTCAAAGGTTTGCTGAGGCCCTGATTGATGGTCTTGTGTGCTACATAGCTACATTATACTAAGTTATACGTCTTTATCTCAATAACATGTCCTTATGTGCTCTGTTATAGGGGGAGATTGGTTGGAAAGGTGACAAGGTCAGAGATCAATCTTTACATAATCCGGTTTTTCTGTTCGTCTGTCAAATTGAACAAAAGACTGTTAAACTAATGGCACTTCTTTATCTCGTCAGGGTGAATTCGGAACAGGTGGAGCAAAGGTAAATAACGGTATAAATATTATGCTTGCATATATTTAATACCCTACCACATCTGACTCTGTCAATGTCAATGTGAGTGTACTGTAGTTAATTTTCTGTCTTCACTGACATCCAAATACTCAGGGTGCGGCAGGAGGACCTGGCATGAATGGAACTGACGGTCAAAAGGTGAGTCTACATACGACAAAGtcaaatataatgtatataatggaTCTAACCTGTTCAGTATACTGATATGACATCATTGTTTCTGGAAAATCTCCAGGGTAAAATTGGACGAATTGGAGCTCCTGGTTGCAAAGGTGATCCAGGTGACAAGGTAAGTCTAGCAGTTaaactcaattttttttaaacatttggcTGTCAATGTGCTGTTTATAAAAGTTAAATGTGATGTAATTTGGTTAGattattaaaatgtcaaatcCTATTCCAACCATCCTATTTAATGTATATGTGGCAGGTTAATTTTACAATATGTCAAGCATATAGCTATAAAGATTAGTTTGCCGGTTTACTGaactacttttgttttttgtttcttaaagGGACCAGATGGTTACCCTGGAAATGTTGGCGACACTGGGCTACCTGGCGACAACGGAGTAAAGGTCTGTGTTAGGTCAAAACTAGtatctttctctcccctttaagATATCGGcacataaaaacatgaaacgCTAGCTGTACACCACAAAGTGCTTTTGAGCTAATGCTAACGTGCTCACAATGACACACAGTTatcatgttcaccatcttagtttagcgtgtATTCTAACATTTGCTAAGCACCAAACAAAAAGTCCAGTTCAGGCTGATGGGATTGTCGTTAGTTTTATGGGCATTTAGCAAAGTATACAACAGATAAGAATATTGACCTGATGGCCCCAGAAGAAAAGTGAAGGtctcaccaaagttattacaatttatCCTGAGAgggacaataaaaaaagaaacaaagattCTCAAAAATCCATCCAAACATTGTTGCGACATTTTACTGAAAACCATAAATGTCAACCTGCTGGTAGCACTAGAGAAGAAGTTAGAGGATCACCAAATTCAGCAGGATTTATCCTCTGGGGAACATGTCTGTACAAGACTTTATAGCAAATCTTTCAGTAATTGTGAGGTATTTCAGTCGTTTTTGTAGTGGCTGTAAATAGTGCAGTATTTTAAAACGGTAGCCTACAGAATCAAAAAACTGTTGAGAATAGAAAACTTTGTAAACTCTGATTAGCCATGCTAGAGCTCAAAGGATGGCACTAATTTTACCCCAGagtgaaatatattttttataacttttgaaTCACTAACAGGTCAGAATGTTTACAACATGATAGATGTAAAACTAGAAACGGCAAATTATCTCATTATATAATGGTTCCCGTAGGCTTTTAGATATTTAATGCAAATGAGTTAATGTCTTCAGtcatggttgttttttgtttgtttgttttacggTTTGTTTAGGGTGACCCAGGCCTCAATGGAAAGCCAGGTCCCCCTGGACTTGCGGGTGACCAAGGACCAAAGGTGAACTctaaattaaaacacaacagaaaacattgtcAGAAAATGAAGATTCTCCTTTACCGAAAAAGCAAATCAAACACTTCTGTTGGTTAGGGTGAAGAAGGAAATGCTGGAAATCCAGGGCCACCGGGAGAAAAGGGACCTCTGGTACAAATGAATTATTTTCATTCTAATTACTTTTGTTACATATTACTGTAAGTTAATGTTACAAAGCTTCTTGATTCTGATTTTAAACTAATACCTCTTGCAGGGAAGTCCTGGCAATTCTGGACCAAAAGGCGAAGGGGTATctcaaacacttttttcattttctttaaatattattttgagAATTTGACTTAGTttgttataaattattattgaaTACAAATTCACAGGGAAGGAGAGGAGATGCTGGAACAAAGGGAGGACAAGGTCCTGATGGCCCAAAAGGAGAGAAGGTAAGTTTGGCTCAGAGAAAACTATATTTATGTAtactttaattactttttatttttggtgcAGGTTTGTTGCAATGAGAGCAGTTACCTTTTTAAATACCAACCTGGCAAAGCTACAGAAAGTACAACACTACAGAATTTCATCTGAAGTATGACTCAGTGTAATGTGTTGCAGCAGAGAGAACCTGATTGGAGAGAGAGCTGATGCTGGTGATCTGAGAGCCAAATAAATTATTGTGCAACACTAACAAATTGTAGTGGAAGAATTCAGCAGcgagagagggggtgggggggcaaggGATCGTGAGAAAGACAATTCCTAAGAGTATATTCAATACAGTCACAGTACATAATATTCTTCCAGAGAAAGATCATAAACATTTACTTGCCCATTAGGATTTGGCACTGTGTTGCTATAAAGAATTTCTTCCCCATATTCTCAAGAAAATGTGTCCCATATTCTGCTGAAACACAATaatttgtatacatttgttgATGATTAATGGTCTGGTGCACACTTATTCTTAATTTTGAAAGGGAGAACGAGGTCCACTGGGAAGCAGAGGTCGTCCCGGAGAAGACGGACTCAAGGGTGCAAAGGTGAGGCAATCATACTGTGGGTGGATTTTGGCAGAAGGAACATAGCAGCTTCCTGAAAACTTAGCCAGTCTTCCTTAGAACTCCACTAATGGAGTCTTAATGTAGTGGGTGGGCAGCCAAAACAACCCAAGCCTGTTCTCATAAAATCACTTCTTCCGAGGAAATCgttctgcaaaagaaaaaactgcTTCTTTTATTAAAATTTGTCCAATACTGTGCATTGCCAAATTCACATCAGTGTGAGTATGTGGGCTGGAGCAGAGGGGGATGTCGTGTAATAATGttttctctcttgctttctaTTCTAGGGAGACATAGGACTGCCAGGTCCGAGGGGTCAGCCAGGAGAACCAGGGGCCCCCGGAGGAAATGTGTGTTCTTTAGAATTTTAATCATCACACTACACTATCTGCCTATTTTAAGAGCTTGTGCTTTGAGTGGATAATTGACAAAATATTTGAGTGAAATGCGCGGTAGATGATAAAGTTTCTTCTGTGGTTGCAGGGCACCGTGGGAAATCCTGGAGATCCAGGAACAAGGGGAGACTCTGGGCCCCCTGGACCAGATGTGGGTAGAACTTTTttgtttatcacttttatcaTGTAAAATGCTTTAACATTTTGTGATTGACACACTCTTCTTTCTTCTAAAAGGGTGACAAAGGAAGACCGGGATTCAACTATCCTGGATCAAGAGGATCCACTGTACGGTTTCATGTTTACCTCACAAAATGTTGGCATGTGTTGCATACTTGAGTCAAAGGTAACTCTGATCTTTCCAGGGAGACCGAGGTGATCCAGGTAGAAAAGGACCCAGGGGGGGCAGAGGTGAATGTGGAGCCAAAGGAGAACCTGGAGATAAAGGATCACCTGGAGAACCTGTAAGACTAATAACACCATGTTGGAGGTGGAATTTAGTTGTCTGTCAGAGCAAGCTGTGTTTTGAGCAGAGACATGTATTTttgattgacaaaacaaaaattgatgTTCATGAGGTGCAGAGAATGCCTTAAAATGTACATGGCCTGTTCGCCCTAAAGCTGCGTACACATAATGAGAGGCAAAACCGTGAGGTAAAGCACAGAGCATACTGCGGCACAGAGGCAAAGAGCAGCGCAGAGAAACATCATTTTTGCTTTTGGATTTTGTTGCCCCTTAaaaggtcagcagcaacaaggtcaaatttgaaatttgaaataatTTGGACTTTAAACACAGCCCTCAGCAGCAATTTGGAACAATGCGCCATGCCAAGGGTAGCGCTTCGTTTGAGTTGTCTCCACTGGTCTCCTCATAGGAAAACAATGGCACAGCCAGCGCGTCATACGTGGATCATGTATATGTGGcttaattgtttttcattttactaaTCCAAGCCTTTAGGTTTCTGTCTGAGATTACAATACACTAAAAGTGGATGGAATTTGTTGTTAACAGCATTTAATTATTACTTTTGAAAGCTCAACAGCAACACATCTTTCCAAAAACAATGTCGCAGGTACTCAAGATAACGCAAAAACATCACTGTGACCACTTTTCACTGGAACTCTTTCTTCAGTAGGAAGCAGTTCCAAAGAAAACTTCCCAGGCAGCTTCGTGGATTGTCCTGAGAACCTCAGACATTGCTTCTGGAAAGATTTctttaatgtacattttattcACCATAAAGAAAGTTTCCTTCACCTCTGTTGCATTGGGATTGAGGTAGAAATCTAAGATGTACAGAGTACTGTAAACcatcaaaaaaatatttacgtggccaggttggctcagtggtagagcgggcacaCATGAACTtcgaggtttatgcctcaacgCAGAGGTTCAGTGTTTAAATATGACCtgtgatttcctgcatgtcttccccctctctctcacctgtcctgtcaaaaatgaatggcggaaaaccccaaaaaataatcttgaattaaaaaaaaaatcactaccAAAGAAATTGAACTTCACGCAGAATTGAGTCACTTCcactgaaaacactttttttcgtAGGGGGAGCCAGGTCAGTCAGGCGCGCCAGGAGAGAGAGGACCCAGAGGCGAAACTGGAACTGATGTAAGCAACAGCACAACCTCTTAAATAATGACTTCTGTGCGTGCAGTTGCAATTTGAGATCCAATTACATTGCgctctctgtttttgtgtgtctgtgcaggGGGGCCCAGGACCAGAGGGCGATCCGGGGCTTAATGTAAGTCAACTTAAAAAAGAATTACAGTTAAGAAAATACTATATTATACATGTGTATTAGATTTCCTTGGTTGTATTACTTCTAACATGCTCCCCTATCACTGCAGGACTGTGATGTCATGGCTTATATCAGGGAGACGTGTGGTTGTTGTGGTAAATACCATCACTAATCAAATGCATCTTCATCATTCTGTATATTACAACAAACTGATCTTGTTCTTGTCTTTTGTCTCAGACTGTGAGAAGCACTGTGGAGCTCTGGACATTGTATTTGTAATTGATAGCTCAGAGAGCGTTGGGCTGACAAACTTCACCCTGGAAAAGAACTTTGTTATCAACACCGTCAACAGGCTGGGATCTATGGCCAGCGACCCTGCGTCATCAACCGGTACAGCTGAgcaaaaacacagcacagacgTCCCTTCAAATCCTTTTGCAGACACAGTTTAAAGTAACAACATAGTAGAGATTGCCATAAAAGATTAGCCATTTCAGT is a genomic window of Etheostoma spectabile isolate EspeVRDwgs_2016 chromosome 11, UIUC_Espe_1.0, whole genome shotgun sequence containing:
- the LOC116697674 gene encoding collagen alpha-2(VI) chain; the protein is MAMIAGLVFLCMLQAAIPQNLVPRGPRPIPGRGDSPGPTPPPLLPPPRPQDCKNGIIDCPIRLFFTLDTSETIALQEAPPGSLVQKIKEFTRMFAQRLGDEEYRGQIKISWSLGGLNFSETQHIFSQFTTKENFIRNLNLVEYEGKGTHTDCAIRRMTQHMTQHYSGIKAALFSVVITDGHVTAEPCGGIKAMAEKAREKEIQIFSVAASRNIDELGMRDLVGSPSELYRDDYIAVDIVQGRPEIKTESIDRIIQAMKHQAFLQCNKHRCYETPGPPGHPGLPGPKGRKGDTGNPGSSGEKGKQGDPGIEGPIGQPGSKGEIGWKGDKGEFGTGGAKGAAGGPGMNGTDGQKGKIGRIGAPGCKGDPGDKGPDGYPGNVGDTGLPGDNGVKGDPGLNGKPGPPGLAGDQGPKGEEGNAGNPGPPGEKGPLGSPGNSGPKGEGGRRGDAGTKGGQGPDGPKGEKGERGPLGSRGRPGEDGLKGAKGDIGLPGPRGQPGEPGAPGGNGTVGNPGDPGTRGDSGPPGPDGDKGRPGFNYPGSRGSTGDRGDPGRKGPRGGRGECGAKGEPGDKGSPGEPGEPGQSGAPGERGPRGETGTDGGPGPEGDPGLNDCDVMAYIRETCGCCDCEKHCGALDIVFVIDSSESVGLTNFTLEKNFVINTVNRLGSMASDPASSTGTRVGVVQFSHNGTFEAIRLNDPNINSISDFKTAVKELKWIAGGTFTPSALKFAYDTLIRDGKRAQAKVSVVVITDGRYDPRDNEDLLYLCNNSVVVNAIGVGDMFQNKQDDNILGSIACNKQERVTGMKRYVDLVAEDFIEKMETVLCPNPEIVCPDLPCKSEPDVAPCVQRPVDLVFLLDGSERLGMENFRHVREFVEEVAERLGLAESQTDRMRARLALIEFGKEDENHVAFPLTHDRAIIADGLARLPYLDSSSSVGPAILNTIDNILGRENARQTRRNAEVSFVFITDGVTDSKNLDEAVSAMRRAQIVSTVVATRSDIDQKVLVKLAMNDQNAIFKAKDFSALPQSSLFDRFIQWVC